A stretch of Lachancea thermotolerans CBS 6340 chromosome D complete sequence DNA encodes these proteins:
- the SEN1 gene encoding DNA/RNA helicase SEN1 (similar to uniprot|Q00416 Saccharomyces cerevisiae YLR430W SEN1 Nuclear protein putative helicase required for processing of tRNAs rRNAs and small nuclear RNAs potential Cdc28p substrate), whose amino-acid sequence MSSEISKADIRALATKFVPQIEQVYACTNQGIDESKLLGELLKLIDKIPKDEHLFCDETFRPVSVFCLTLFSFSNQGTVSWLKGRFDPVLSRCKACILHFTQGKCKMLQHFSVLRKVPYEHVTKFNNIVSLWRAEALLPVLRGISINNNTDVHLTEAIELALYECLCNPQVLRTNEQLKIAFDAIFKFLYNSHHTFLEIQETKGAFEHVPAGLMYCWFEGNNEEVLWAQSYIRFLRKTNFTFNKDNFTQDLLEEINVHFLYLQNSSNFHEALVSHFWSKFIPVFCLLSSPIIEEYLIVPPNLESLRQSIRHPIEPIYKLWYRHLAHLFREKPLDMLLRALKVLVEKAEGRFWVILEPFTFHSVLELIFEKNTFSNILTKLQDKDLSSNDFEALLFPTTSLTDLVSWTLPFFYSLSPSKRIQMVKKVSIAFFRIISNHQTLKTIPKACLMNSSTALLSAVLAVTEEERSMLYSNESFETVLFTKLDSRALLNNEMVLDLVVRSATDANMHPGVGQLTSSVSYSSMKVLAHCIDYDILILCQASYRLYRGEKANDVKVTTNLLSRVVQSLDLTHSQDASRLASLLLSSMQNVNGLLKPKTAGSPTNEHNSFIGVYVDLLKNLLIKITDILPSQLTKVLLDENASRGFWSCIFTSDVELYQTATNILYETFDVEGRLEGIQEMFTRSLDYSLSSVNMVLSQLIKNEFFEPCPRAIRVLMDIITAFSDPVNGIFANYKSMKNENTDRVLRKFWTLSWDFLNMIYRATLGWASKHPYSELENFTKDTLDTSLSLLDACREFSEALTPSSGADQSNDLLQNVLNTFQDMLYWLRLSDEYLLASCVKLVVRAADLAIEKELRFDDSLVATMAKYASKARKFSNKLTAQQSQELLSRAKGFNDSLVEKVVGEADFYHKEKDKIKSVKESDSQSISAQSLSTKLSNQSRPPTTESRADFLQRKAMSSSIMGRPKSQSKITSFGTLRPGMAPKAKEPLKAPTSKLELARRQLLANRTVHPPSSSVFHSRKPQPQQTNSADSSDESEGDLEDAKELFSLSKPKERSTPIVLDINGKPIQKSSSAQRKKQEEENMRRRLNVDLNPFYRDVLQWNYTNTGEYPSGSNDYRYEDIKDAFRSAEEYQRIMKPLLLLECWQGLCAARDREENKPFSIVVGNRTAVSDFYEVYASVSKRMVQEAGITDSDLLVLSFIPGVRSAGDLRSDDFKTAENTCLAKVWGLKNNKGDNMDLTLRIDRSHRFSRFLTLRAEIFAVKVMQMTTVEREYTSLVGLPFYDLVGQIVSGKPTPHHPVNSGQIEDVKAKYKLNNSQAEAIVSTVSCEGFSLIQGPPGTGKTKTILGIVGYTLSTQKALPPGVIKQPLDAVASSTEQLLLKQKVLICAPSNAAVDELVLRLKLGVFDKSGRLFQPKLVRIGRPDAVNAAIRDLTLEEQVEKRLNGKNYEFASNPDLEKNLQAAIGERRQLRHKLDNEDGSAGSTLSTDDITKIQLSIRELSRKINELGKQKDEIREKNSVNFRNREVDRRKAQSRILAESDVICSTLSGSAHDIMASLGVKFDTVIVDEACQCTELSSIIPLRYGAKRCIMVGDPNQLPPTVLSGAASNFKYNQSLFVRMEKQCSPHLLNVQYRMHPAISKFPSIEFYKGKLTDGPDMETINTRPWHSRPPLGPYKFFDIATGKQEQNKKTMSFVNFEECKVAIELVEYLLNSYEKSFDFSGKIGIISPYREQMQTMRREFRRYFGNTIAGYVDFNTIDGFQGQEKEIIIISCVRADDTKSGVGFLKDFRRMNVALTRAKTSMWILGHHSSLFKNKLWRNLITDAKDRNCLELACSGFLNPQNKKAARLLKDYQSSHDHIIADDYDPLAPSTFNEKNRKNHRENGAHQNKRNKPKQQSKPERGEPKSGNAQAITGTKKKSSIFGGPSLASEISVITRAPTVHANAPKAPTKRSSDQASAKGLDKATTPKRVRFEAEAQTIGESSYIMPDSESGRASVSDAGQQSSEKISIKEYQLAASDGNTHENHADADSDQDGYDPSVSPVAGPKAAVKRENLPKEGSTKAENGIPKRSKPASNPFIPKKRKLFSSKK is encoded by the coding sequence ATGAGCTCAGAAATTAGCAAAGCAGATATTAGGGCGCTCGCGACCAAGTTTGTGCCGCAAATAGAGCAGGTTTATGCTTGCACCAATCAAGGAATCGACGAGTCCAAATTGCTAGGGGAGCTACTAAAACTCATTGATAAAATCCCCAAAGATGAGCACCTGTTTTGCGACGAAACATTCAGACCGGTGTCAGTTTTTTGTCTTACCCTTTTTTCATTCAGCAATCAGGGCACCGTATCTTGGCTGAAGGGAAGATTCGACCCTGTGCTTTCTCGGTGCAAAGCGTGTATTTTACATTTTACGCAAGGAAAATGCAAAATGTTGCAACATTTCTCTGTTCTGAGAAAAGTTCCTTACGAGCATGTTACCAAATTCAATAACATTGTGTCCTTGTGGAGGGCGGAAGCTTTGCTGCCTGTTTTACGCGGAATAtccatcaacaacaacacaGATGTTCACCTCActgaagccattgagcTGGCACTTTACGAGTGTCTATGCAATCCTCAAGTTCTCAGAACTAACGAACAGCTGAAGATTGCATTCGATGCAATTTTTAAGTTCCTTTACAATTCACATCAtacttttcttgaaattcaaGAGACAAAAGGCGCCTTCGAGCACGTACCCGCCGGTCTCATGTACTGCTGGTTTGAGGGtaacaatgaagaagttctaTGGGCCCAAAGCTATATTCgctttttgaggaaaacaaactttACCTTCAACAAGGATAATTTTACACAAGACCTTTTGGAGGAAATCAACGTTCATTTTCTGTACCTACAAAACTCGAGCAACTTTCATGAGGCATTGGTCTCTCATTTTTGGTCCAAGTTTATCCCGGTGTTTTGTCTCTTGAGCTCCCCAATAATCGAAGAATACCTTATTGTTCCTCCGAACCTGGAGTCACTACGTCAGTCTATCCGCCATCCAATAGAGCCTATTTATAAACTGTGGTATCGTCATCTGGCACACCTTTTCCGAGAGAAGCCATTAGACATGTTGTTAAGGGCTTTGAAAGTACTAGTGGAAAAGGCTGAAGGGCGTTTCTGGGTCATTCTTGAACCTTTCACATTTCACAGCGTGTTGGAGTTgatatttgaaaaaaatacaTTTTCCAACATCTTAACCAAGCTGCAAGACAAAGATCTCTCTTCAAATGATTTTGAGGCGCTTTTGTTCCCCACAACTTCTCTGACAGATCTCGTTTCCTGGACCCTTCCATTCTTTTATTCTTTATCACCTTCTAAAAGGATACAAATGGTAAAAAAGGTCTCGATTGCATTTTTCCGTATAATCTCCAATCATCAAACACTAAAAACAATTCCAAAGGCATGTTTAATGAATTCTTCAACTGCGCTATTGAGCGCTGTTCTAGCTGTAACAGAAGAGGAGAGATCAATGTTGTATTCCAATGAGAGCTTCGAGACTGTTTTGTTCACTAAGTTAGATTCTCGGGCGCTTTTAAACAACGAAATGGTCTTGGATTTGGTGGTCCGATCTGCAACTGATGCTAACATGCATCCTGGAGTTGGACAGTTAACAAGTTCAGTTTCTTATTCATCGATGAAAGTCCTAGCTCATTGTATTGATTATGATATCCTTATCCTTTGTCAAGCTTCTTACAGACTGTATCGGGGAGAAAAAGCTAACGACGTCAAGGTGACTACAAACTTGCTTTCCAGAGTTGTACAGAGCCTTGATCTCACTCACTCACAAGACGCCTCGCGATTAGCATCGTTGCTTTTGTCATCTATGCAAAACGTCAACGGGCTTCTCAAACCTAAAACTGCTGGTTCGCCAACAAATGAGCACAACAGCTTTATAGGCGTTTATGTCgatcttctcaagaatCTCCTTATCAAGATCACAGATATTCTACCGTCCCAACTCAcaaaagttcttttggATGAAAACGCTTCACGAGGCTTTTGGTCATGTATTTTCACATCTGACGTTGAACTCTATCAGACTGCGACAAACATCCTTTACGAAACGTTCGACGTTGAGGGCAGATTAGAGGGAATTCAAGAGATGTTCACCAGGAGCTTGGATTATAGCTTGAGTTCCGTCAATATGGTTTTGTCTCAATTGATAAAAAAtgagttttttgagccatGCCCCAGAGCCATAAGAGTATTAATGGACATTATCACAGCGTTCTCTGATCCAGTCAATGGAATATTTGCCAATTACAAATCAATGAAGAACGAAAACACTGATAGAGTACTTCGCAAATTCTGGACATTGTCCTGGGATTTCTTAAATATGATCTATCGAGCAACCCTCGGTTGGGCTTCCAAACACCCATATTCGGAATTGGAAAACTTCACAAAAGACACCTTGGATACTAGTCTGTCGCTTCTAGATGCATGCAGGGAATTTTCCGAAGCATTGACGCCGAGCAGTGGGGCCGATCAGTCAAACGATCTTTTACAAAATGTGCTCAACACGTTTCAAGACATGCTGTATTGGCTAAGGCTGAGTGATGAATATTTATTAGCATCATGTGTGAAGCTAGTCGTTCGGGCAGCAGATCTTGCAATAGAAAAAGAACTACGGTTTGACGATAGCCTAGTAGCAACGATGGCAAAATATGCCTCAAAAGCAAGGAAGTTTTCTAACAAGTTAACCGCCCAGCAatctcaagaacttctttcGAGAGCCAAAGGCTTTAATGACAGTCTGGTAGAGAAAGTAGTCGGAGAAGCTGACTTTTATcacaaagaaaaggacAAAATTAAAAGCGTTAAAGAAAGTGATTCACAGTCAATTTCAGCCCAAAGCTTGAGCACAAAGCTCTCGAACCAGTCCAGGCCGCCTACCACAGAGTCCAGAGCCGActtccttcaaagaaaagctatGTCTTCCTCCATAATGGGAAGACCTAAAAGTCAATCGAAGATAACATCATTTGGTACACTCAGACCAGGAATGGCGCCGAAGGCTAAAGAACCCTTGAAGGCTCCAACTTCTAAGTTGGAATTAGCTAGGAGACAGTTACTCGCGAATAGAACAGTGCATCCGCCAAGCTCTAGCGTTTTCCACTCAAGAAAGCCTCAGCCACAACAAACAAATTCAGCAGATAGTAGTGACGAGAGCGAGGGAGATTTAGAGGACgccaaagagctcttctctttATCGAAGCCAAAAGAGCGCAGCACACCGATAGTATTGGACATCAATGGGAAGCCAATTCAGAAGTCCAGCAGCGCTCAGCGcaagaagcaagaagaagaaaacatgAGAAGAAGATTAAATGTTGATCTTAATCCGTTCTACAGAGACGTTCTACAGTGGAACTACACAAATACTGGAGAGTACCCATCAGGCTCTAATGACTATAGGTATGAAGATATCAAGGATGCTTTTCGATCAGCGGAAGAATATCAAAGGATCATGAAGCCCCTTCTACTTCTAGAATGCTGGCAGGGCCTATGCGCTGCTCGGGACAGGGAAGAAAACAAACCCTTTAGTATTGTGGTTGGTAATAGAACGGCAGTTTCGGACTTTTATGAAGTGTATGCTTCTGTCAGCAAACGAATGGTTCAAGAAGCGGGCATAACGGATTCTGACTTGCTTGTCTTGTCATTCATTCCTGGTGTTAGATCGGCGGGCGACTTGAGGTCAGACGACTTTAAAACCGCTGAAAACACCTGTTTAGCCAAAGTTTGGGgtctcaaaaacaacaaagGTGACAATATGGACCTAACCCTTAGAATTGATAGAAGCCATCGCTTTAGTAGGTTTTTGACACTACGCGCTGAAATTTTTGCTGTCAAGGTTATGCAAATGACCACCGTTGAAAGAGAGTATACTTCATTGGTTGGCCTTCCATTTTATGACCTTGTTGGCCAAATTGTTAGTGGTAAACCGACACCCCATCACCCCGTCAACAGCGGCCAAATTGAAGACGTAAAAGCCAAGTACAAGCTCAACAATTCCCAGGCAGAGGCGATTGTTAGTACTGTTTCTTGCGAAGGTTTTTCATTAATCCAGGGCCCCCCCGGTACAGGAAAAACGAAAACGATATTGGGCATTGTTGGCTACACTTTAAGcactcaaaaagctttgccTCCAGGAGTAATAAAGCAACCACTGGATGCTGTGGCATCTTCTACAGAGCAGCTTTTGCTCAAACAGAAAGTTTTGATATGTGCGCCAAGTAACGCAGCAGTCGATGAATTAGTGTTGAGACTTAAGTTGGGGGTTTTTGATAAGAGCGGAAGGCTCTTTCAACCAAAACTTGTTAGAATCGGCCGCCCCGATGCTGTAAATGCGGCTATAAGGGATTTGACCCTAGAGGAGCAAGTGGAAAAGAGGCTTAATGGCAAAAACTACGAGTTTGCCAGCAATCCGGACTTGGAAAAAAACCTGCAAGCGGCTATCGGCGAGCGGCGCCAATTGAGGCACAAGCTCGATAATGAGGACGGATCTGCAGGTAGTACATTGTCTACCGATGACATAACTAAGATTCAGTTGAGTATAAGGGAGCTCAGTCGGAAGATTAATGAACTGGGCAAGCAAAAAGACGAGATACGAGAGAAAAACTCAGTAAACTTTAGAAACAGGGAAGTTGatagaagaaaagctcAGTCGCGTATTTTGGCTGAAAGTGACGTTATTTGTTCGACATTGTCAGGGTCAGCGCATGATATCATGGCTTCTTTGGGAGTAAAGTTTGACACTGTGATAGTAGATGAAGCTTGTCAATGTACCGAGCTGTCCAGTATTATTCCCCTAAGATATGGCGCTAAGCGCTGTATTATGGTTGGTGATCCAAACCAGTTGCCGCCCACAGTCTTGTCGGGTGCGGCCAGCAATTTCAAGTATAACCAGTCTTTGTTTGTGAGAATGGAAAAGCAGTGCTCTCCCCACTTGTTGAATGTTCAGTACCGTATGCATCCTGCGATCAGTAAGTTCCCCTCAATCGAGTTCTACAAAGGGAAATTGACTGATGGACCAGATATGGAAACCATCAACACTAGACCGTGGCATTCCCGCCCGCCCTTGGGACCATAtaagttttttgatattgCAACGGGTAAGCAAGaacagaacaaaaagaccATGTCTTTCGTtaactttgaagaatgcAAGGTTGCCATCGAGCTTGTCGAATATCTTTTGAATTCTTAcgagaaaagctttgatttCAGTGGAAAAATAGGTATCATCTCACCCTATAGGGAACAGATGCAAACTATGAGGAGAGAATTCAGAAGGTACTTTGGGAACACTATTGCGGGCTACGTGGACTTCAACACTATTGATGGATTTCAAGgtcaagagaaagagattATCATCATTTCTTGTGTCCGAGCTGACGACACGAAATCAGGTGTTgggtttttgaaggattttAGGAGAATGAATGTTGCCTTGACAAGAGCCAAAACAAGCATGTGGATTTTGGGTCATCACAGTTCcttgttcaaaaacaaactttGGAGGAATCTCATAACGGACGCAAAGGACAGAAACTGTCTGGAACTTGCGTGCTCGGGTTTCTTGAATCCACAGAACAAGAAAGCGGCaaggcttttgaaagattaCCAAAGTTCTCATGATCACATTATAGCTGATGATTACGATCCCTTGGCGCCCAGCACATTCAATGAAAAGAACAGAAAGAACCACAGGGAGAATGGGGCGCATCAGAATAAACGCAATAAGCCCAAACAACAATCAAAGCCAGAGAGAGGGGAACCAAAATCAGGAAATGCTCAGGCTATAACTGGAACTAAGAAGAAGTCATCCATTTTTGGGGGCCCCTCTCTTGCTTCTGAAATAAGTGTAATAACGAGAGCTCCCACTGTTCACGCAAATGCGCCTAAAGCTCCTACAAAAAGATCATCCGATCAAGCGTCAGCAAAAGGATTGGACAAAGCCACAACCCCTAAACGTGTAAGGTTTGAGGCAGAGGCCCAAACGATCGGGGAAAGTAGCTATATCATGCCTGATTCTGAGAGTGGTCGAGCGAGTGTGAGCGATGCAGGGCAACAAAGTAGTGAGAAAATCAGTATCAAGGAATATCAACTTGCTGCTTCGGATGGAAATACACACGAGAACCATGCCGACGCAGACAGTGATCAGGATGGATATGATCCTTCGGTTTCTCCTGTTGCGGGGCCAAAAGCTGCGGTCAAAAGGGAAAATTTGCCCAAAGAAGGTAGCACGAAAGCTGAAAACGGGATTCCTAAGCGCTCAAAGCCAGCCTCGAATCCTTTCattccaaaaaagagaaaactGTTTTCAAGTAAAAAATAG
- the CRN1 gene encoding coronin (similar to uniprot|Q06440 Saccharomyces cerevisiae YLR429W CRN1 Coronin cortical actin cytoskeletal component that associates with the Arp2p/Arp3p complex to regulate its activity) yields the protein MSGKFVRASKYRHVYGQVAKKERQYENIRLTNNAWDSNLIKVNPKFISVNWNSSGGGAFAVIPLNEVGKAPDQVPLFRGHTAHVLDTDFDPFNDNIIASGSDDGKIGIWEIPEDYSFHHYTNSEGEPKDLQPKKFLTGHGRKVGHVLFHPTARNVLASSSLDHTVRIWDVESGKELFTLKHPDMVTSMSFSYDGNHLATVSRDKKLRVWDIREEKIVSEGQAHTGAKNQRVVWLGNSDRLATTGFSKLSDRQIGIWDAFGLEKGDLGGFYTVDQSSGILMPFFDDSNKILYLVGKGDGNIRYYEFQNDELFELSEFQSIDPQRGFAAAPRRAVSVKDNEVLKAYKTVNDHCIEPISFYVPRKSDSFQEDIYPDAPSGTAALTADEWVSKKPVDGPVLFNMSSLYNGSEPVLKPTEKTSSPSAADKASPSVPAAKPEKDSSKEKNDKSPTKEEQTEVAEASQTQSSSVAREVGALGSSSSTLSSDANDALKEDKSVDKLLQKSSELDSVNGAEDPSKETSGWDDEDDEIETLKFEQTGKKAADKTETSVKDLKTENKCEVEKPKSEVEGSELKPETPALKPKEQEVRQQKQENGSPATLQRKPEAAETKTAAAGSQNASNQENPAEKKTAAAKATSTKAEQASSAPKSLGLKQSVEKLSDLVLELDRVVADLRQSSLDKDNRLKALEAKIEQLVKAEN from the exons ATGAG TGGCAAGTTTGtgagagcttcaaagtacAGGCATGTGTATGGCCAGGTGGCCAAGAAGGAACGCCAGTACGAAAACATCAGGTTAACCAACAATGCTTGGGATTCAAATTTGATAAAGGTCAATCCCAAGTTTATTTCCGTAAATTGGAATTCTTCGGGGGGTGGGGCTTTCGCTGTCATTCCGTTGAACGAAGTGGGGAAGGCCCCGGATCAGGTGCCGCTTTTCAGAGGTCATACTGCTCATGTATTGGATACTGACTTCGACCCTTTCAACGACAACATTATCGCCTCTGGATCCGACGATGGTAAGATTGGAATTTGGGAAATTCCTGAAGACTACTCGTTTCACCACTATACGAACTCAGAGGGTGAACCTAAGGACTTGCAGCctaagaagtttttgacaGGCCATGGCCGCAAAGTCGGCCATGTCTTGTTTCATCCAACTGCTCGCAATGTCTTGGCTTCCTCATCTCTCGACCATACTGTTAGAATTTGGGATGTTGAAAGCGGAAAGGAGCTTTTCACTCTGAAGCATCCTGATATGGTCACTTCCATGTCTTTTAGCTACGACGGCAACCACCTGGCCACAGTTTCTCGCGACAAAAAACTAAGGGTCTGGGATATTAGAGAAGAAAAAATTGTAAGTGAAGGTCAGGCACACACCGGCGCAAAGAACCAAAGGGTAGTGTGGCTTGGAAATTCTGACCGGCTTGCTACTACtgggttttcaaagctcagTGATCGCCAAATTGGAATCTGGGATGCttttggccttgaaaaaggtgacCTGGGAGGGTTCTATACTGTTGACCAGTCCTCAGGCATTTTGATGCCATTTTTTGACGACTCGAATAAGATCCTATACCTCGTTGGAAAGGGAGATGGTAACATTCGTTACTACGAATTCCAAAACGATGAACTATTTGAACTCTCTGAGTTTCAATCTATTGACCCTCAGAGGGGGTTTGCAGCTGCACCAAGAAGGGCTGTCAGCGTCAAAGATAatgaggttttgaaagcttaCAAAACAGTTAATGACCATTGTATTGAACCAATTTCCTTCTACGTTCCAAGAAAATCTGATTCGTTCCAAGAAGACATTTACCCAGACGCCCCGTCAGGAACAGCAGCACTAACCGCAGACGAATGGGTCTCGAAAAAGCCTGTTGACGGAccagttcttttcaacatgaGCTCACTTTACAATGGTTCTGAACCGGTTCTGAAACCCACTGAAAAGACTTCCTCACCTTCGGCTGCTGATAAGGCCTCGCCGTCAGTACCCGCTGCGAAACCCGAAAAGGATTCATCCAAGGAGAAAAATGACAAATCTCCAACCAAGGAGGAGCAAACGGAGGTAGCAGAAGCATCCCAAACACAATCAAGTTCGGTAGCAAGGGAAGTCGGTGCTTTAGGCTCATCTTCTAGCACCCTCTCAAGTGACGCAAATGACGCTTTAAAAGAAGACAAATCTGTTGATAAACTACTCCAAAAATCATCTGAACTGGACAGTGTTAATGGGGCTGAGGACCCATCCAAAGAAACGTCAGGCTGggatgacgaagatgatgagATAGAGACTTTAAAGTTTGAGCAAACCGGTAAAAAAGCAGCTGATAAAACAGAAACATCGGTGAAGGATTTGAAAACTGAAAACAAATGcgaagttgaaaagccGAAGTCAGAGGTCGAGGGTTCTGAGCTTAAGCCCGAAACCCCTGCGCTTAAGCCTAAGGAGCAAGAAGTTCGGCAGCAGAAGCAAGAAAACGGGTCGCCAGCAActttacaaagaaaacccGAGGCAGCAGAAACCaagacagcagcagcagggaGTCAAAATGCGTcaaatcaagaaaacccCGCAGAGAAAAAAACAGCTGCAGCTAAGGCAACCTCTACGAAGGCTGAACAAGCATCATCTGCTCCAAAATCTCTTGGCCTTAAGCAGTCTGTGGAGAAACTCTCAGATTTAGTGCTGGAGCTAGATCGCGTTGTTGCCGACCTTCGGCAAAGTAGCCTAGATAAAGACAACAGACTGAAGGCTTTAGAAGCGAAGATAGAGCAACTTGTCAAAGCTGAGAACTGA